GGCCCTGTCCGCCGTGCTGCTGATGACCCTGCTGTTCGCCCGGCAGGAGGCGATCCTCGGACTGCTGCCGGGCCCGGACGCCCTCGCGGAATTCGGCCGGCTGCTGCGCCACGGCATGCAGGACGTCGGCCGGTACGCCATCCCCGCCCCCGTCACCCCCGGCATCCGGCTGCTGCTGATCGCCGGCGTGCTGCTGATCGGCCTGGTCGTGGACGCGCTCGCGGTCACGTACCGCAGCGCCGCGCCCGCCGGGCTGCCGCTGCTCGCGCTCTATTCGGTGGCCGCGGGACTGTCGAAGGGTGGCGCGGGCTGGCTGCTGTTCCTGGTTGCGGCGGCCGGCTATCTGCTGCTCCTGCTGGCCGAGGGCCGCGACCGGCTCTCCCAGTGGGGCCGGGTGTTCGGCGGGCCGGGTGCCGGAGCGGACCGGCCGGACCGCGGGCGGGGGTTCGCCTCCGGCGCAGACGGGCAGGCGTCCGCCCCGGTCCGTGCGGGCCGCAGGATCGGGGCGGTGGCGCTCGGGATCGCCGTGGTGGTGCCCGCCGTGCTGCCCTCCTTCGACGCCGGGTTGCTGGGGGGCTCCGGCAGCGGCACGGGCCCCGGTGGCGGTGGCGGCACGATCTCCGCGGTGAACCCGCTGGTGTCCTTGCAGGACAGCCTCAACCAGCCCGAGGACAAGGAAGTCCTCAACTACCGCACGACCGCCTCCGACACCCGCGATCTGTATCTGCGGATCGTCGCCCTCGACCAGTTCGACGGCACGACCTGGAAGCCGTCCGAGCGTACGGTCACGGACGTCCCCGAGGAGCTTCCGCGACCGGCCGGCCTCAGCCCCGCGGTCAGCCTCAACCGGATCAACACCTCCATCTCGACGGCCGAGTGGTACGCCCAGAACTGGCTGCCGCTGCCCTACCCGGCGTCCAAGGTGGACATCTCCGGGCGCTGGCGCTTCGAGCCCCAGGGCCGCACGCTCGTCGGGGACCGCGGGCAGAACACCCACGGCCTGCAGTACCAGGTCGAGAGCCTGCAAGTGCGGCCCACCTCCCAGCAGCTGGCCGCCGCCCCGGCCCCGTCCGCCCGCCTGCTCCGCGAGTACACCAAGGTCCCGGGCTCGCTGCCGCCGGTCGTACGGAGCACCGCGCGCCGGGTCACCCGCGGCGCACCGACCGCCTACGCCAAGGCCGTCAGACTCCAGGACTGGTTCGCGGTCAACGGCGGCTTCTCCTACAACACCGACGTCCGGGCGGGCAGCGGTTCCGAGGCCATTGCCCGGTTCCTGCGGCAGAAGGAGGGCTTCTGCGTCCACTTCTCCTTCTCCATGGCGGCGATGGCCCGGACGCTGGGCATCCCGGCCCGGGTCGCGGTCGGTTTCACTCCCGGCACCAAGCAGCCCGACGGCACGACCTCGGTCGGTCTCAAGGACGCGCACGCCTGGCCCGAGCTGTACTTCCAGGGCATCGGCTGGACCCGCTTCGAGCCGACCCCGAGCCGGGGCAGTATCCCTGACTACGCATACCCCGACACCCCGGGCACGGCCGACCCCGGCAGCCCCGACCCCGCACCGTCCCGGTCCGAGGCCCCCTCGGAGGGCCCCTCCACGGCCCCCTCGTGCGGCCCCGACGAGCAGCGGTCGGGCTCCGGCACGGGATGCGTCGCGCTGCCCGCGGAGTCCGGCACCCACCCGCCGGAGAGCGGCTCGTCCCCCTGGGCGATCGCCGGACTGGCACTGGCCGCCCTGCTCGTCCTGCTGCTGCCCACGGCCCCCTTGCTGTGGCGTGTGCGTACGCGCTCCAGACGGCTGGCGGGCGGCGGCCCGGACGGGGACTTCGCGGCGGGCGTCCTCGCCGCCTGGAGAGAGCTGCTGGACACCGCCTGGGACTTCGGCATCGTGCCGGACGAGTCGCTGACCCCGCGCAAGGCGGCCGCTCGGATCAGTGACATCGGAGAACTGCAACCGGAGCCCGCCGCGGCCGCCCACCGAGTTGCGGCGGCGGTCGAGCAGGTTCTGTACGCACCGCAACCCCAGCCGGTGTCCGGGCTCACCCGGGATGTGCAACAGGTGCACGCCGGGCTCCAGACCGGCGCGACCCGTCGTCTGCGGTTGCGCGCCCGGCTCGCCCCGCGCTCCGCGGCCCGCCTCCTCTGGGCCTGGTCCGCCCGCTGGAGGGCCCTGCTGCTCCGGTGCCGCAACAGCCGCCCGGTGGCGTCCGTACGGCGCGCAGCGGCCGCCCTCCGGCCGGGCCGGCAGCGGGCCTGACCACCGGGCATCAGGCAGCAGAGCATGCTGTGGCCGCCCGGTCCTGTCGGGCGGCCACAGCACGGAGATTCCGGTGCCCACGGCGAAAGCCGGCGCGCGCCGGAGCGCCGGATCACCGTGCCGTCGGAGAACCGACGGCCCACCGGTCGGCGAGCCGCGCAGAGTTGGCAGCAGAGTGGAGAGGACAGTACGGAGTGGAGAGAAAGCACGGGGCGGAGCGGAAAGTACGGGGTCGAGAGGAAGTACGGGGTGGAGCGGTCAGCGCACAGCCCGAAGAAGTGCCGGAAATGCAGCTCCAAGACAGCTGGAGAACGGCTGGGAATCCGAAACGGCTGGAGTAACTGCTGCACTGACGCGCCGGGCCGACGGGGGCCGGGGCTCGGCGGATCCGCCGGAAGCAGTCCCGCGCGCCCCGTCGCTGCGTCGGCTCAGTGCCCCTGCTGCTCGTCCCTGCGGCGCTGCCAGCGGTCCTCGATGCGGTTCATCATCGAGCGGCGCTGCCTTGCCTGGCGGCGTGCCGGAGCACCTACGCCACCTCCGGAACCCGCACCGGACTGCTGCTCACCGGGCTTGGGAGCCTTGCGCCAGCCGGTGACCGCCAGCACCGCGCAGCCGAGCATGACGAGAAAACCCACCACGCTGATCCAGATCTGCTGCGCGACCATGCCGGCCATGAGCAGGGCGATACCCACCAGGAAGCCCGCGACCGCTTGGTAGACCCGTCGCCGGGTGTACGTACGCAGCCCGCTTCCCTCAAGCGCTGTCGCGAACTTGGGATCTTCGGCGTACAGCGCTCGCTCCATTTGCTCGAGCATGCGCTGCTCGTGCTCCGAGAGCGGCACGGAGTCCTCCTACTCGTCGGTCGCGGGGGGCGACCGGGGTGCGACCCTTTCAGGATAGGCAGGGAATCGTCCCCGTGAAACCCGCCCCTCGACGCCAATTCACTGTCCGGGCCGCCACGGCGACCGGTGGTGATGTTGCCTGCATTCCCCACCCGCCTGTCCGCCATGCCGGAACGTCGTACCCCGATCATACGGGGCGAAGGGGCTGATCGGGTGGTCTGTGGCCGACTGCACGCGGTAGCCGGGTGTGCCGCGTGGGTCAGTCGCGCTCGGCGAGGACATGCAGCTGAGTGGCCACGGAGTGGAAGGCGGGCTGTTCCGCGGCGGCCGCCTCGAGCTTCAGCAGGGCTTCCATGGCGCCCGGCTCGGTGTCGACCAGCACACCGGGGACGAGGTCGGCGAAGACCCGTACGCCGTGCACCGCGCCGACCTGCAGTCCGGTGGCGGACACCAGCTCCGCGAGCTGGTCGGCGGTGAACCGGCGCGGCATCGGGTCGCCCTCGCCCCAGCGCCCGGCCGGGTCCGTGAGGGCGTGGTGGGCCTCGGTGAAGTGGCCCGCGAGGGCGCGGGCGAGGACGGCGCCGCCCAGACCGGCCGCGAGCAGGCTGAGGGTGCCGGCCGGGCGCAGCGCCTCGACGGCGTTGCGGACGCCCTCGGCCGGGTCGTCGACGTACTCCAGGACGCCGTGGCAGAGCACGGTGTCGTAGCCGCCGCGCTCGACGACGTCGAACAGGCCGTGGGCGTCGCCCTGGACCGCGCGTACCCGGTCGGCGACGCCCGCCTCCGCGGCGCGACGCTCCAAGGCGAAGAGGGCGTTGGGGCTGGGGTCGACGACCGTGACGCGATGGCCGAGGCGGGCGACCGGCACGGCGAAGTTGCCGGTGCCGCCGCCGGTGTCGAGGACGTCCAGGGTGTCGCGGCCGGCGGCCTTGACCCGGCGCTCCAGGGCGTCCTTGAGGACGTCCCAGACCACGGCGGTACGAAGGGATGCGCGCGGGCGCAGCGGGTCAGACACGGCGGGTGGCTCCTCGGCGGGGGCATGAACGTCTAGGCGTCCACCACCCTATTCCGTCCCGCGCCGTCCGCCGCCTGCGGAGCCGCCCCGGGGGCCGGCGGCGCGGGCAGGCGGGCGGCAGACGGGGGCGACGGGGGCGGGGGCGACGGGGGGCGAGGCGCTACGGGGCGGCGGGACGGCAGCCGGGACGGGACGCCGAGCGGTGGCGGGGTGGGGCGCTACGGGGCGGCGGGACGGGATGCGGTGCGGTGGCGGGGTGAGGCGCTACAGGG
This Streptomyces decoyicus DNA region includes the following protein-coding sequences:
- a CDS encoding methyltransferase — translated: MSDPLRPRASLRTAVVWDVLKDALERRVKAAGRDTLDVLDTGGGTGNFAVPVARLGHRVTVVDPSPNALFALERRAAEAGVADRVRAVQGDAHGLFDVVERGGYDTVLCHGVLEYVDDPAEGVRNAVEALRPAGTLSLLAAGLGGAVLARALAGHFTEAHHALTDPAGRWGEGDPMPRRFTADQLAELVSATGLQVGAVHGVRVFADLVPGVLVDTEPGAMEALLKLEAAAAEQPAFHSVATQLHVLAERD
- a CDS encoding DUF3040 domain-containing protein, with the protein product MPLSEHEQRMLEQMERALYAEDPKFATALEGSGLRTYTRRRVYQAVAGFLVGIALLMAGMVAQQIWISVVGFLVMLGCAVLAVTGWRKAPKPGEQQSGAGSGGGVGAPARRQARQRRSMMNRIEDRWQRRRDEQQGH
- a CDS encoding transglutaminase family protein, whose amino-acid sequence is MSGRARLALCAAVATLCAAGALLPLVDPISWMFEAAILLGLMTGVGAAARRVPLAGPLTIAAQALSAVLLMTLLFARQEAILGLLPGPDALAEFGRLLRHGMQDVGRYAIPAPVTPGIRLLLIAGVLLIGLVVDALAVTYRSAAPAGLPLLALYSVAAGLSKGGAGWLLFLVAAAGYLLLLLAEGRDRLSQWGRVFGGPGAGADRPDRGRGFASGADGQASAPVRAGRRIGAVALGIAVVVPAVLPSFDAGLLGGSGSGTGPGGGGGTISAVNPLVSLQDSLNQPEDKEVLNYRTTASDTRDLYLRIVALDQFDGTTWKPSERTVTDVPEELPRPAGLSPAVSLNRINTSISTAEWYAQNWLPLPYPASKVDISGRWRFEPQGRTLVGDRGQNTHGLQYQVESLQVRPTSQQLAAAPAPSARLLREYTKVPGSLPPVVRSTARRVTRGAPTAYAKAVRLQDWFAVNGGFSYNTDVRAGSGSEAIARFLRQKEGFCVHFSFSMAAMARTLGIPARVAVGFTPGTKQPDGTTSVGLKDAHAWPELYFQGIGWTRFEPTPSRGSIPDYAYPDTPGTADPGSPDPAPSRSEAPSEGPSTAPSCGPDEQRSGSGTGCVALPAESGTHPPESGSSPWAIAGLALAALLVLLLPTAPLLWRVRTRSRRLAGGGPDGDFAAGVLAAWRELLDTAWDFGIVPDESLTPRKAAARISDIGELQPEPAAAAHRVAAAVEQVLYAPQPQPVSGLTRDVQQVHAGLQTGATRRLRLRARLAPRSAARLLWAWSARWRALLLRCRNSRPVASVRRAAAALRPGRQRA